The sequence CTCCACATCGGCGCTCAGTGCCAGGATGATTTCAGTCGGGATCTCCTCCGCGATACGCTTGAGGAGTTCGGCGATGCGCAGATCCTCCGGCCCCACGTTGTCGAGCGGGGCGAGACGTCCGCCCAGGACATGGTATCGACCTCGGAAAAATCCCGTACGCTCGATGGGCAGGATGTCGGTGGCATTTTCCACCACGCAAATTTCCGGCTGGCGCGTCTCGTCGCGGCAGATTTCGCAAAGTTCCTCCGTGGCGAAGAATCCGCATTGCGAGCAGGGCTTCAGGTGTTCGGCGGCTTCGCGCAGGCTCTCAGCCAGCTCGATCGGCTTGGCGTCCTTGGCGGCGGTGAGCCATAGGGCGATGCGCTCTGCGCTGCGTGGCCCGATGCCGGGCAGGAGCCGGAGCTGCCGGGCGAGCTGGCGGAAAGGTTCAGGGTAATCAACCGGCCGCATGTGAAACGGATACGGCGAGGCCGGATCAGGCTCCGAAGAGGCTCATCTCGTCCTTGGCGGACTCGTCCTCGCCACGGCGGGAACGCTCCACGCGCTGGATGTAGTAGTCGAGCGCCGGATCGGGAATGCCAGTGATGCGGGCTTTGGAGAATTCCTCGATGGCCTTTTCCCATTTCTTGTCGCGGACGTAGATGACACCGCGCCAGAAATGATCGCGGCTGCGCTCGCGTTCGGGAGACAGGCTGTGCTTCGGAGCGAGGATTTCGTAAAGCTCCACGCGGCGACGCTCGCCGGCGGCCTTGAGCACCTCGATCGGGCGGGCTTCAAAGGTGTCGGAGGCTTGCTCGAAGGTCTCCGGGCCGACCAGGATGCGGCAGCCGTAGGTGGCGCAGGCGGCGCAAAGGCGGCGGGCAAATTCCACGGCGGGACCGGCCACGCTGAAGTTCGCGAGGCGGCTGCCCCCGTAGGCGGCGGCGATCATTTCTCCCGAGTTCACGCCGATGCGGAAGTCGAACCGGCGCTG comes from Terrimicrobium sacchariphilum and encodes:
- the recR gene encoding recombination mediator RecR, producing the protein MRPVDYPEPFRQLARQLRLLPGIGPRSAERIALWLTAAKDAKPIELAESLREAAEHLKPCSQCGFFATEELCEICRDETRQPEICVVENATDILPIERTGFFRGRYHVLGGRLAPLDNVGPEDLRIAELLKRIAEEIPTEIILALSADVEGEATTNYVAEILSGLQVKLTRIAHGLPAGGGLEHADPLTLQRALAGRNSLRV